A window of the Salegentibacter mishustinae genome harbors these coding sequences:
- a CDS encoding acyl-CoA thioesterase, with the protein MATTPEIFEQSFLVEKKHLDEQNHVNNVQYVQWVQDVARAHWEARATKEQNDKFFWIVVKHEISYKQQAFLGDKILLQTYVGETSHVKSVRHVIIKNADSGKVLVEAKTTWALMDQEKKKPAKISEELKKVFQQ; encoded by the coding sequence ATGGCTACCACTCCAGAAATATTTGAACAGAGTTTTTTAGTTGAGAAAAAACATTTAGACGAGCAAAACCACGTAAATAACGTTCAGTATGTGCAATGGGTTCAGGACGTGGCCAGAGCTCACTGGGAGGCCCGTGCTACTAAAGAGCAGAATGATAAATTTTTCTGGATCGTGGTAAAACATGAAATTAGCTATAAACAACAGGCTTTTTTAGGAGATAAAATATTACTGCAAACCTATGTGGGTGAAACTTCTCACGTAAAATCTGTTCGGCACGTCATTATAAAAAATGCAGATAGCGGGAAAGTATTGGTTGAAGCAAAAACCACCTGGGCGCTTATGGACCAGGAAAAGAAGAAACCTGCAAAGATTTCAGAAGAATTAAAAAAGGTTTTTCAGCAATAG
- a CDS encoding DoxX family protein has product METFKIILQLIVGLGILNVWLLRFNKKTTYRGGEAANMKDEFKAYGLSENLVYLVGFIKVSLALMLLAGIWLEMLVDPAAIGMAAMMLGAIAMHLKIKDSLKQTLPAIILLVICLIILWL; this is encoded by the coding sequence ATGGAAACTTTTAAAATTATACTTCAGCTAATTGTTGGCCTGGGAATACTTAATGTTTGGCTATTACGATTCAATAAGAAAACTACTTACCGGGGCGGAGAAGCGGCAAATATGAAAGATGAATTCAAAGCCTATGGATTATCAGAGAACCTGGTTTATCTAGTGGGTTTTATAAAAGTCAGCTTAGCTTTAATGCTGCTGGCAGGCATTTGGCTGGAAATGCTGGTAGATCCTGCTGCAATTGGAATGGCCGCAATGATGCTGGGTGCTATTGCAATGCATTTAAAAATTAAGGACAGTTTAAAACAAACTTTACCAGCTATAATTCTGCTTGTGATTTGCCTGATAATTTTATGGCTATAA
- a CDS encoding serine hydroxymethyltransferase gives MQRDTEIFNLIAEEKERQLNGLELIASENFVSEQVLEAAGSVLTNKYAEGYPGKRYYGGCEVVDKVEQLAIDRLKELFNAEYANVQPHSGSQANTAVFHTCLNPGDKFLGFDLSHGGHLTHGSPVNFSGKLYNPVFYGVDKETGLIDYDQVAEIAEKEKPKMIIAGASAYSREIDYKRFREIADSVGAILLADIAHPAGLIAKGLISDPMPHCHIVTSTTHKTLRGPRGGIIMMGKDFENPFGQKLKNGNLKKMSTLLNSGIFPGNQGGPLEHIIAAKAVAFGEALTDEFLHYTVQVKKNAAKLAEAFMDKGYEVISGGTDNHCMLIDLRNKDVSGKEAEEALSKAEITVNKNMVPFDDKSPFVTSGIRIGTAAVTTRGLIEADMPKIVDFIERVITNIDNESELEAVKKEVKAMMKGKPLFKV, from the coding sequence ATGCAACGAGACACCGAAATTTTTAATTTAATTGCGGAAGAAAAAGAACGCCAACTAAATGGACTTGAGCTAATTGCCAGCGAAAACTTTGTAAGTGAGCAGGTTTTAGAAGCTGCAGGTTCTGTTCTTACCAATAAATATGCTGAAGGCTACCCGGGCAAACGCTATTATGGCGGTTGTGAAGTGGTAGATAAGGTTGAACAACTGGCCATAGATCGTTTAAAAGAATTATTTAATGCGGAATATGCTAATGTGCAACCACATTCGGGTTCACAGGCAAATACGGCTGTATTTCATACCTGCCTAAATCCGGGAGATAAATTCCTAGGATTTGATCTTTCTCACGGTGGGCATTTAACGCACGGTTCTCCTGTAAATTTCTCCGGAAAACTTTATAATCCTGTTTTTTATGGAGTAGATAAGGAAACCGGACTTATAGATTACGACCAGGTTGCTGAAATAGCAGAAAAAGAAAAGCCTAAAATGATTATCGCCGGAGCATCGGCATATTCAAGAGAAATAGATTATAAAAGATTTAGAGAGATCGCCGATAGTGTGGGGGCAATTTTACTTGCCGATATCGCCCATCCTGCCGGACTAATCGCCAAAGGCTTAATTAGCGATCCAATGCCGCATTGCCACATCGTAACTTCAACTACGCATAAAACCCTTCGTGGGCCTCGTGGTGGAATTATAATGATGGGGAAAGATTTCGAAAATCCATTTGGACAAAAATTGAAAAACGGGAATCTTAAAAAAATGTCTACTTTGCTTAACAGCGGAATTTTCCCTGGAAACCAGGGCGGGCCTTTAGAGCATATTATCGCTGCAAAGGCGGTTGCTTTTGGAGAAGCTTTAACCGATGAGTTTCTGCATTACACCGTACAGGTGAAAAAGAATGCTGCGAAACTTGCCGAAGCTTTTATGGATAAAGGTTATGAAGTAATTTCCGGTGGAACCGATAATCATTGCATGCTTATAGATCTTAGAAATAAAGATGTAAGCGGAAAAGAAGCAGAGGAAGCTCTAAGTAAAGCTGAGATTACCGTAAATAAAAATATGGTGCCTTTTGACGATAAATCGCCATTTGTCACTTCAGGGATTAGAATTGGGACTGCCGCAGTAACAACCCGCGGACTTATAGAAGCTGATATGCCTAAAATTGTAGACTTTATTGAGCGTGTAATCACTAACATAGATAATGAAAGTGAACTGGAAGCGGTTAAAAAAGAAGTAAAAGCTATGATGAAAGGAAAGCCACTTTTTAAAGTGTAA